In a genomic window of bacterium:
- a CDS encoding secretin N-terminal domain-containing protein produces the protein MKRLLASICLAVVSCGISFAATFGPQGVASTPDSEFVTLSDMASMPIAATAGDALAPTESGSTPQEIPAAAFPATPVIVESVTNVEVRVVTNGIVEAVKPEISTGAGTNVIAASDTSTELMPVLSFMGASEKQNLISIALDDVPLQDVVRLFTRISGANIISSSTNLQGKVTVNLQDVEWKPALDSILDMYSLMVSEKVPGSGIYSVITKVPGAEPLIAQPIFLNYAQVSNVVAVVIPMVGKGGTVSAFPNANALIVRANAADLSSIMKVVEGIDIPRQQVYIEAKILELSDEAIKDLGVNWQVLEGYGIGVGTLSQTINDERSTFNGNRQGLGTVDSNMRSKSSDSGAGVPGSGQTDVRTSSDVIKSGSSTTMGDTTAKGLDSTVSTSSGRDTSDTISKSANYSRESEHIKGQHLSDIRTAVLSADDFRVVLSALQQINGITIISNPKIIVANEETAMIHIGENQPNIRGTVTAGQQGQANTTTYALDTLKPYFEFGVSLEVTPTINNQSNISVRILPTLSRYVKDLDAPDGTKYPIEATKKIKTVFSLENGKTAAIGGLTETSERENVKKIPLLGDIPLLGKYLFSYTHKEHLQTETIIFVTVGLANPKAVQADEGLPEETALAQNQMIMMKKKRDQRKSDAVKTAIKEK, from the coding sequence ATGAAGCGATTACTAGCGTCTATATGTCTTGCCGTAGTGTCCTGCGGAATCAGTTTTGCTGCGACATTTGGCCCCCAGGGTGTGGCGTCTACACCTGATTCTGAATTTGTGACGTTGTCCGACATGGCCTCTATGCCGATTGCGGCAACCGCAGGAGATGCCTTGGCCCCGACTGAGTCCGGCAGCACGCCTCAAGAAATCCCGGCGGCAGCTTTTCCCGCTACGCCTGTTATTGTCGAGAGTGTCACTAATGTTGAGGTGAGGGTAGTCACGAACGGCATTGTGGAGGCTGTTAAACCGGAAATTTCAACCGGGGCGGGAACCAATGTAATCGCTGCGTCGGATACCTCAACCGAATTGATGCCGGTATTGTCTTTCATGGGTGCCTCTGAAAAACAGAACCTGATTTCAATCGCTTTGGATGATGTGCCTTTGCAGGACGTGGTTCGTCTGTTTACCCGTATTTCAGGAGCCAATATTATTTCGTCATCAACCAATCTGCAAGGCAAGGTGACGGTGAATCTTCAGGATGTGGAATGGAAGCCGGCGTTAGACTCCATTCTGGATATGTATAGCCTGATGGTGTCCGAGAAAGTGCCCGGGTCAGGCATTTATAGCGTGATAACCAAAGTCCCTGGCGCCGAACCGTTAATCGCCCAGCCCATATTCCTCAACTACGCCCAGGTGTCGAATGTGGTTGCTGTCGTTATTCCCATGGTAGGCAAAGGCGGCACCGTTTCTGCTTTCCCTAATGCCAACGCGCTCATCGTTCGGGCCAATGCGGCGGATTTAAGCTCGATCATGAAAGTGGTTGAAGGAATAGATATCCCCCGCCAGCAAGTGTATATCGAAGCCAAGATTCTGGAACTATCAGATGAAGCCATTAAGGATCTGGGGGTCAATTGGCAGGTTTTGGAAGGGTATGGTATTGGGGTGGGGACCCTCTCCCAGACGATTAATGATGAACGTAGTACTTTCAACGGGAATCGCCAGGGTCTCGGAACCGTTGATTCTAATATGCGATCCAAAAGCTCCGATAGTGGGGCAGGTGTGCCTGGTAGCGGGCAAACCGATGTGCGAACATCAAGCGATGTGATCAAAAGCGGAAGCAGTACTACGATGGGTGATACTACTGCAAAAGGTTTGGACTCCACGGTCAGCACCTCCAGCGGACGCGATACGTCCGACACCATTTCGAAATCCGCCAATTACTCTCGGGAGTCAGAGCACATCAAAGGGCAGCACCTGTCGGATATCCGCACGGCGGTTCTCAGTGCTGATGATTTTCGCGTGGTACTAAGCGCATTGCAGCAGATCAATGGAATCACCATTATTTCAAACCCTAAGATCATCGTGGCTAACGAGGAAACGGCTATGATTCACATTGGGGAGAATCAGCCGAATATCCGAGGCACCGTTACAGCCGGACAGCAGGGACAGGCCAATACCACAACTTATGCGTTGGATACCTTGAAGCCTTATTTCGAATTCGGTGTATCGCTTGAGGTGACTCCGACCATTAATAACCAGAGCAATATTTCGGTGCGAATCCTTCCTACCTTAAGCAGGTACGTCAAAGATTTAGACGCTCCAGATGGAACTAAATATCCGATTGAAGCGACCAAGAAGATCAAGACTGTCTTTAGTTTGGAGAACGGAAAGACGGCGGCGATCGGAGGACTGACTGAAACAAGTGAGCGTGAAAACGTCAAAAAAATACCGCTATTGGGCGATATTCCCCTTCTTGGCAAGTATCTGTTTTCGTATACGCATAAAGAGCATTTGCAAACTGAGACGATTATTTTCGTAACGGTTGGCTTGGCTAATCCAAAGGCGGTTCAGGCCGATGAGGGCTTGCCGGAAGAAACGGCTTTGGCACAAAATCAGATGATTATGATGAAGAAAAAGCGTGATCAGCGGAAGTCCGATGCCGTGAAAACTGCGATTAAGGAAAAA